From Rhododendron vialii isolate Sample 1 chromosome 10a, ASM3025357v1, the proteins below share one genomic window:
- the LOC131303029 gene encoding uncharacterized protein LOC131303029: protein MTFTCPFGTFAYRRMPFGLCNAPGTFSRCMMGIFSDMIEKIVEVFMDDFSVFGDSFESCLANLEKVLTRCEEKNLVLNWEKCHFMVTQGIVLGHIVSAKGIKVDKAKIDLISNLPTPKCIKDIRSFLGHAGFYRRFIKDFSAISRPLCHLLSKDVPFEWTTACELAFIKLKASLTTLPIVQMPDWNLPFELMCDASDYAVGAILGRRKDKHPWVIYYASKTLNDAQMNYSTTEKELLAIVFALDKFRSYLVGTPIMIYTNHSALKYLFTKQDAKARLIRWILLLQEFDITIKDKKGLDSNPLFSVRKTAAKIQQCCFYWPTLNRDAYAFCKSCDRCQKLGSVTRRNEMPQAKFLVVEVFDCWGIDFMGPFPMSFGNLYILLAVDYVSRWVEAIATRTNDHKVVLEFLKEHILSRFGVPRAIISDQGSHFCNQPFAALMKKYGITHKVSLAYHPQTNGQAELANREVKRILEKTVNPNRKDWFLRLTDALWAYRTAYKTNLGASPYRLVYVHRKLQLNELEEIRRDAYDNTNVYKSKLRSRWIGPYIVHHIFPHGAIEVVNPVNGNIFKVNGQRLKSFLENFSVAKIEEELVAPVYPVDLAV, encoded by the exons ATGACGTTCACAtgcccattcgggacctttgcttatagacgcatgccattcggcttgtgtAATGCTCCTGGCACCTTCTCAAGATGTATGATGGGAATTTTCAGCGATATGATCGAGAAAATTGTTGAAGTCTTCATGGATGACTTCTCTGTGTTTGGCGACTCTTTTGAGTCATGTCTTGCCAATTTGGAGAAGGTCTTAACGAGATGCGAGGAGAAAAATTTGGTTCTCAACTGGGAGAAGTGCCATTTTATGGTCACTCAGGGGATTGTGCTCGGACATATCGTATCGGCCAAGGGTATCAAGGTAGACAAGGCCAAGATTGACCTTATTTCCAATCTCCCTACTCCGAAGTGCATTAAAGACATTCGGTCCTTCCTTGGCcatgccggtttctatcggCGCTTCATCAAGGACTTTAGTGCAATCTCAAGGCCGCTTTGCCACCTTTTATCCAAAGATGTCCCCTTTGAATGGACTACTGCATGTGAGCTAGCGTTCATTAAGCTCAAAGCTAGTCTCACCACACTGCCCATTGTTCAAATGCCCGACTGGAATCTTCCATTTGAATTGATGTGCGATGCGAGCGACTATGCCGTCGGGGCCATTCTTGGCCGAAGAAAGGACAAGCATCCGTGGGTGATttattatgcaagcaagacgCTGAATGATGCTCAAATGAACTACTCCACTACGGAGAAAGAACTTCTTGCCATAGTATTTGCCTTGGACAAATTTCGGTCTTACCTAGTTGGTACTCCGATCATGATTTATACCAATCACTCAGCACTCAAATACCTTTTCACCAAGCAAGATGCAAAGGCCCGTTTGATCCGGTGGATCCTTCTTTTACAAGAATTTGACATCACCATCAAGGATAAGAAGGG GCTTGATTCCAACCCATTG TTTTCTGTGAGGAAGACTGCCGCCAAGATACAACAATGTTGTTTTTATTGGCCGACTCTGAATCGAGATGCTTACGCCTTCTGCAAATCGTGTGACCGATGCCAAAAGTTGGGCAGTGTGACCCGGAGGAATGAAATGCCCCAAGCCAAGTTTCTTGTTGTTGAAGTATTTGACTGTTGGGGTATCGACTTTATGGGACCATTTCCTATGTCTTTTGGCAACTTGTACATCCTCTTAGCGGTCGATTATGTGTCACGTTGGGTTGAGGCCATTGCCACTCGTACCAATGATCACAAGGTGGTGCTCGAGTTTCTTAAGGAGCATATCTTGTCTCGGTTTGGGGTCCCTCGTGCCATTATTAGCGACCAAGGTTCTCATTTTTGCAATCAGCCATTCGCCGCCTTGATGAAGAAATATGGTATAACGCACAAAGTCTCCCTCGCatatcaccctcaaaccaacggtcaagCCGAGCTCGCCAACCGTGAGGTAAAACGTATTCTTGAGAAAACGGTAAATCCCAATCGGAAGGATTGGTTTTTAAGATTGACTGATGCTCTTTGGGCGTATCGTACAGCATACAAGACCAATTTGGGCGCTTCGCCCTATCGACTTGTATATG TTCACCGTAAACTCCAATTGAATGAGCTTGAGGAAATCCGTAGAGATGCATATGATAACACTAACGTTTACAAGTCTAAG TTGCGTTCCCGTTGGATTGGCCCTTACATTGTGCATCACATTTTCCCGCATGGGGCCATTGAAGTTGTTAATCCCGTGAatggaaatatttttaaggtcAATGGGCAGCGACTTAAgtcatttttggaaaacttttCGGTAGCGAAAATTGAGGAAGAGTTGGTTGCACCGGTGTATCCGGTTGACCTTGCTGTTTGA